In Amphiura filiformis chromosome 1, Afil_fr2py, whole genome shotgun sequence, the following are encoded in one genomic region:
- the LOC140165621 gene encoding tyrosine-protein kinase receptor Tie-1-like, with protein sequence METKYLAYHLTEGYRMPKPDNCEQEMYDLMLKCWQENPDDRPSFQEILDILLHMTSQEKIYMSTQCYQNFKYAAISLDKDDR encoded by the exons ATGGAAACTAAGTACTTGGCTTATCATTTGACGGAGGGATACCGTATGCCAAAACCTGACAACTGTGAACAGGAAAT GTATGATCTAATGTTGAAATGCTGGCAAGAGAACCCAGATGATAGACCATCATTTCAGGAAATACTTGACATTCTTCTGCATATGACATCACAAGAAAAG ATCTACATGTCAACACAATGCTATCAGAACTTCAAGTATGCCGCCATAAGCCTTGACAAAGATGACAGATAA